The following are encoded together in the Lathyrus oleraceus cultivar Zhongwan6 chromosome 3, CAAS_Psat_ZW6_1.0, whole genome shotgun sequence genome:
- the LOC127128540 gene encoding probable LRR receptor-like serine/threonine-protein kinase At1g53420, whose protein sequence is MAKCKFRILKGQDLPGTLPPELTRLRYLQTIDLSRNYLHGTIPKQWGSMMNISKIALLGNRLTGSIPVEIANISTLRVLELWNNQMSGNLPPELGNLTQIQTLDISSNYFSGELPATLAKLTTLLEFRIEDNQFSGKIPDYIQNWTSITKLMIQGSGLKGPIPSGISRLRNLTDLRISDLEGPEDAPMPQLNSMTKLHTLVLRNCNISGKLHDYLGTMTSLKHL, encoded by the exons ATGGCAAAATGTAAGTTTAGAATTTTGAAAGGGCAAGATCTCCCAGGCACTCTCCCGCCCGAACTCACCAGGTTGCGTTATCTTCAAACTAT TGACCTTTCTCGTAATTACTTGCATGGTACAATTCCGAAACAATGGGGCTCCATGATGAATATTAGTAAAAT TGCCCTCCTTGGAAATCGATTAACTGGTTCAATACCAGTGGAGATTGCAAACATATCTACTCTCCGAGTCTT GGAATTGTGGAACAACCAAATGTCTGGAAATCTTCCTCCCGAGCTTGGAAATTTGACCCAGATTCAAACACT AGATATTTCTTCCAACTATTTTAGTGGAGAACTACCTGCGACATTGGCCAAGCTCACTACATTGCTAGAATT CCGAATTGAGGATAACCAATTCTCTGGAAAGATACCTGATTATATTCAGAACTGGACAAGTATTACAAAACT AATGATTCAAGGAAGTGGATTAAAGGGGCCTATTCCTTCTGGAATTTCACGTTTAAGAAACTTAACTGACTT GAGAATTAGTGATTTGGAAGGACCTGAAGATGCACCTATGCCACAACTTAATAGTATGACAAAGCTACACACTCT TGTTCTAAGGAACTGCAACATCAGTGGAAAACTGCACGATTATCTTGGGACTATGACATCATTAAAACACTTGTAA
- the LOC127131902 gene encoding uncharacterized protein LOC127131902: MTSLSTYPSQIQSLSLTKKKSDLVSLNQFYCNELPSLIHQRNPNPFITTQELSKLMQWKLTRGKWRPRLLDFVSSIEDAVVKRASEKAFESLPDVEKAISELSALKLYTLEELN, encoded by the exons ATGACAT CACTCTCTACATACCCATCTCAAATCCAATCTCTTTCTCTCACTAAGAAAAAATCCGATCTGGTTTCTCTCAACCAATTCTACTGCAACGAACTCCCTTCTCTCATTCACCAACGAAACCCTAACCCTTTCATCACCACTCAAGAACTTTCCAAACTCATGCAATGGAAACTCACCCGTGGAAAATGGAG GCCGCGTTTGTTGGATTTTGTCTCTTCGATAGAAGATGCTGTTGTGAAACGTGCTTCTGAGAAAGCTTTTGAGAGTCTTCCTGATGTGGAGAAAGCGATTTCTGAGTTAAGTGCGTTAAAACTCTATACACTAGAAGAGCTT AATTAA